A single region of the Pseudorhodoplanes sp. genome encodes:
- a CDS encoding diguanylate cyclase, which produces MADEITRAMLMYFVLPLWLVAGFADWLCHRATSIATTSGPKESVIHLLLFAEMAVPVLAALFLEINALIIAIMIVAFLLHEATSLWDVSYAADKREVTPFEQHVHSFLEMLPLMGLLMIIVLHWPQFLALWGLGDEPARWTLALKPEPLPVLYIAGVLLAVLLFELLPYLEELVRGLRAQAVSRRPRAK; this is translated from the coding sequence ATGGCTGACGAAATCACGCGTGCAATGCTGATGTATTTCGTTCTGCCGCTGTGGCTCGTGGCCGGCTTTGCCGACTGGCTGTGTCATCGCGCGACCAGTATCGCCACCACCAGCGGTCCGAAGGAATCTGTCATTCATCTCTTGCTGTTCGCCGAGATGGCGGTGCCGGTGCTGGCGGCGCTTTTTCTGGAGATCAACGCCCTCATCATCGCGATCATGATCGTCGCATTCCTGCTGCACGAAGCCACCTCGCTCTGGGATGTGTCCTATGCCGCGGACAAGCGCGAGGTCACGCCGTTCGAGCAGCATGTGCATAGCTTCCTCGAGATGCTGCCGCTGATGGGGCTATTGATGATCATCGTGCTGCACTGGCCGCAATTTCTCGCGCTGTGGGGATTGGGAGACGAACCCGCCAGGTGGACCCTGGCGCTGAAGCCCGAGCCGCTGCCCGTGCTTTATATCGCGGGCGTGTTGCTGGCCGTTCTTTTGTTCGAGCTGCTGCCCTATCTGGAAGAGCTTGTTCGCGGTCTGCGCGCGCAGGCGGTGTCACG
- a CDS encoding protein-L-isoaspartate(D-aspartate) O-methyltransferase — MLDQPDPDFAKQREQMIEKAIRARGVRSKLVLDAMASVPRESFLPAHLREFAYEDSPLPIEQEQTISQPYIVAFMIEALGLEGGERVLEIGAGSGYAAAVLSKIAGEVYTVERIGQLAEKAAATLADLGCDNVRVLHGDGTKGWPEHMPYDGIVVAAGGPKVPDALKLQLKVGGRLVIPVGSDPNVQELVRITRVSEQDFKREDLADVRFVPLVGEEGWAPPRAAPAAKGPFVRIGRETLAQQIGNACERMPSVDTASLEPLLKRIGDARVVLLGEATHGTAEFYRMRERITRELIQKKGFRFVAIEGDWPDAARIDHYVRHMEYPPSEWTAFTRFPAWMWRNNEVRAFVDWLRAHNAPEKPERRVAFHGLDLYSLYDSIRAVLKYLDEVDPPTAKVARQRYGCLTPWQTDPATYGHAALTGKYEPCEPAVTEVLTGLMSKRSEYALHDGERFMDAMQNARLIANAERYYRIMYYGSRASWNLRDKHMFETLKTLLAFYGRDSRAVVWAHNSHIGNAAATEMTSRGEHNLGQLCREEFGDKAYLVGFGTHGGQVAAASEWNGPMEIKTILPSLRQSYEHHCHESGVPSFFLNLRGAPRELRTALRKPRLQRAIGVIYRPETERASHYFQAVLPDQFDEYIWFNQTAPVTPFATHELEDMPDTYPFGL; from the coding sequence ATGCTGGACCAGCCCGATCCGGATTTCGCCAAACAGCGCGAGCAGATGATCGAGAAGGCCATTCGCGCCCGCGGGGTGCGCTCCAAGCTCGTGCTCGACGCCATGGCCAGCGTGCCGCGCGAATCCTTCCTTCCCGCACATTTGCGCGAATTTGCCTACGAGGACAGTCCGCTGCCGATCGAGCAGGAGCAGACCATCTCCCAGCCTTACATCGTGGCCTTCATGATCGAGGCGCTGGGGCTGGAAGGAGGCGAGCGTGTTCTCGAGATCGGCGCGGGTTCGGGCTATGCGGCGGCGGTGCTGTCGAAAATCGCCGGCGAGGTCTACACGGTGGAGCGCATCGGCCAGCTCGCGGAAAAGGCCGCCGCGACGCTCGCTGATCTTGGTTGCGACAATGTGCGGGTCCTGCACGGCGACGGCACCAAGGGATGGCCGGAGCACATGCCCTATGACGGCATCGTGGTGGCGGCCGGCGGCCCGAAAGTTCCCGACGCGCTCAAACTGCAGCTCAAGGTGGGCGGCCGGCTGGTCATTCCGGTGGGATCCGATCCCAACGTGCAGGAGCTGGTGCGGATCACCCGCGTCTCGGAACAGGATTTCAAGCGCGAAGATCTCGCCGACGTGCGCTTCGTGCCGCTGGTCGGCGAAGAAGGCTGGGCGCCGCCACGCGCCGCGCCGGCTGCCAAGGGACCCTTTGTCCGGATCGGGCGCGAGACCCTGGCGCAGCAGATCGGCAATGCCTGCGAGCGCATGCCATCGGTTGATACGGCGTCGCTCGAGCCGCTGCTGAAACGGATTGGCGATGCCCGGGTGGTTCTGCTGGGCGAGGCCACGCATGGCACCGCCGAATTCTACCGGATGCGCGAGCGGATCACGCGCGAACTGATTCAGAAGAAGGGCTTCCGCTTTGTCGCCATCGAGGGCGACTGGCCGGATGCCGCCCGCATCGACCATTATGTGCGGCACATGGAATATCCGCCGTCCGAGTGGACCGCCTTCACCCGTTTCCCGGCCTGGATGTGGCGCAACAACGAAGTGCGCGCATTCGTCGACTGGCTGCGCGCGCACAATGCGCCCGAAAAGCCGGAGCGGCGGGTGGCCTTTCACGGGCTCGACCTCTATTCGTTGTACGATTCCATCCGCGCGGTCTTGAAATATCTGGACGAGGTCGATCCGCCGACTGCGAAGGTCGCGCGCCAGCGATATGGATGTCTGACGCCGTGGCAGACTGATCCCGCAACCTACGGGCACGCGGCGTTGACCGGGAAATACGAACCCTGCGAACCGGCGGTGACCGAGGTGCTGACCGGCCTGATGAGCAAACGCAGCGAATATGCGCTTCATGACGGCGAGCGTTTCATGGACGCCATGCAGAACGCGCGCCTGATCGCCAATGCCGAACGCTATTATCGCATCATGTATTATGGTTCGCGCGCGTCGTGGAATCTGCGCGACAAGCACATGTTCGAGACCTTGAAGACCCTGCTGGCGTTTTACGGCCGCGACAGCAGGGCGGTGGTGTGGGCGCACAATTCACATATCGGCAACGCGGCCGCGACCGAAATGACCTCGCGCGGCGAGCACAATCTTGGCCAGCTCTGCCGCGAGGAATTCGGTGACAAGGCCTATCTCGTCGGCTTCGGCACGCATGGCGGACAGGTTGCGGCGGCATCCGAATGGAACGGGCCGATGGAAATCAAGACCATCCTCCCGTCGCTGCGGCAGAGCTATGAGCATCACTGTCACGAGAGCGGAGTGCCCTCGTTCTTTCTGAATTTGCGGGGAGCGCCGCGCGAACTGAGGACCGCCTTGCGCAAGCCGCGGCTGCAGCGCGCAATCGGGGTGATCTACCGGCCGGAAACCGAACGTGCGAGCCACTATTTCCAGGCGGTGCTGCCGGACCAGTTCGATGAGTATATCTGGTTCAACCAGACCGCCCCGGTGACGCCGTTCGCGACGCACGAACTCGAAGATATGCCGGACACTTATCCGTTCGGGCTTTGA
- a CDS encoding ABC transporter ATP-binding protein — protein sequence MSLAHDVFGHFAENIVGWDVRRLVMFTWFEKALAPTAPPAKPEPPATLPAFYWHFARQAKGLLALLFIAGFIVALLDATIPVFIGRVVTLVTSSQPDRLFADSWHILLGMAAILLIARPLAITAQNIVANQAIAANVANMIRWQNHWHVVRQSWAFFQNDFAGRIANKVMQTGPALRESLVSMITAVWYILVYGTSAMLLLASADGWLALPVLVWFAAYAVLLRVFVPRMRDRSTEVSEARSIMTGRIVDTYTNILTLKLFARAREEDAYVRQSVETHTGLFHASLRLNTLFSLCLSTLNALLVTSVSGLSIWFWTQGKVEIGTVAMALPLAWQIVNIAGWVAFQVTDIFENIGVVQEGMRAIARPLGLPDKPDAKELKVSRGEIVFDDIRFGYGSEKGLIDNLSLTVEPGEKIGLVGRSGAGKSTLVNLLLRFFDLEGGRILIDGQDIADVTQESLRTQISVVTQDTSLLHRSIRDNIRYGRPSASEADIVAAAKLAQAHDFIVGLEDWKHRSGYDAQVGERGVKLSGGQRQRVAIARVILKNAPILVLDEATSALDSEVEAAIQSSLDNLMQGKTVIAIAHRLSTIARMDRLVILDKGRIVEQGTHEELLAADGHYSALWRRQSGGFIDAPGLQAAE from the coding sequence ATGAGCCTGGCGCACGATGTTTTCGGCCATTTCGCTGAAAACATCGTGGGCTGGGACGTCCGAAGGCTCGTCATGTTCACCTGGTTCGAAAAGGCGCTGGCGCCGACCGCGCCGCCCGCCAAGCCGGAGCCGCCGGCGACCTTGCCGGCCTTCTACTGGCACTTCGCGCGCCAGGCCAAGGGCCTCTTGGCGCTGCTGTTCATTGCCGGTTTCATCGTCGCCCTGCTCGACGCCACCATCCCGGTCTTCATCGGCCGCGTGGTGACGCTGGTGACATCGAGCCAGCCCGACAGGCTGTTCGCTGACTCCTGGCACATCCTGCTGGGCATGGCGGCGATCCTGCTGATCGCGCGCCCGCTTGCCATCACCGCGCAGAACATCGTCGCCAACCAGGCGATCGCCGCCAATGTCGCCAACATGATCCGCTGGCAGAACCACTGGCATGTGGTGCGGCAGAGCTGGGCCTTCTTCCAGAACGATTTCGCCGGCCGCATCGCCAACAAGGTGATGCAGACCGGCCCCGCCTTGCGCGAGAGCCTGGTCTCCATGATCACGGCGGTCTGGTACATCCTGGTATATGGAACCAGCGCCATGCTGCTGCTGGCCTCCGCCGACGGCTGGCTCGCATTGCCGGTGCTGGTCTGGTTCGCCGCCTATGCCGTGCTGCTGCGCGTCTTCGTGCCGCGCATGCGCGACCGCTCGACCGAAGTGTCGGAAGCGCGCTCGATCATGACCGGGCGCATTGTCGACACCTACACCAATATCCTGACACTGAAGCTGTTTGCCCGTGCGCGTGAGGAAGACGCCTATGTGCGTCAGTCGGTGGAAACGCATACCGGCCTGTTCCACGCCTCGCTGCGGCTCAACACGCTGTTCAGCCTCTGCCTGTCGACGCTGAACGCATTGCTGGTGACGTCGGTGTCGGGCCTTTCGATCTGGTTCTGGACGCAGGGCAAGGTCGAGATCGGCACGGTGGCGATGGCGCTGCCGCTCGCGTGGCAGATCGTCAACATCGCCGGCTGGGTTGCTTTTCAGGTGACCGACATTTTCGAAAATATCGGCGTGGTGCAGGAAGGCATGCGCGCCATCGCGCGTCCGCTCGGCCTGCCCGACAAGCCCGACGCGAAGGAATTGAAGGTGTCGCGCGGCGAGATCGTCTTTGACGACATTCGCTTCGGCTATGGCAGCGAGAAAGGACTGATCGACAACCTGTCACTGACGGTCGAGCCCGGCGAGAAGATCGGCCTTGTCGGCCGCTCCGGCGCCGGCAAGTCGACGCTGGTCAATTTGCTGCTGCGCTTTTTCGACCTCGAAGGCGGGCGCATCCTGATTGACGGGCAGGACATTGCCGACGTGACGCAGGAATCCCTGCGCACGCAGATTTCCGTGGTCACGCAGGATACCTCGCTGCTGCATCGCTCGATCCGCGACAACATCCGCTATGGCCGCCCGTCTGCGAGCGAGGCGGATATTGTCGCCGCGGCGAAGCTCGCGCAGGCGCATGACTTCATCGTCGGTCTGGAGGACTGGAAGCACCGGAGCGGCTATGACGCGCAAGTGGGTGAGCGCGGCGTGAAGCTGTCCGGCGGGCAGCGCCAGCGCGTTGCGATTGCGCGCGTGATTTTGAAGAACGCACCGATCTTGGTGCTGGATGAGGCGACCTCGGCGCTGGATTCCGAAGTCGAAGCGGCGATTCAGTCCAGTCTCGATAATCTCATGCAGGGGAAGACCGTGATCGCCATCGCGCACCGGCTCTCCACCATCGCGCGCATGGATCGCCTCGTGATCCTTGACAAGGGCCGTATTGTCGAACAAGGCACGCATGAGGAATTGCTGGCCGCAGACGGACACTATTCCGCGCTCTGGCGGCGGCAGTCCGGCGGCTTCATCGATGCCCCCGGCCTGCAGGCGGCGGAATAA
- a CDS encoding L,D-transpeptidase — protein MLFRQWLTLAATAALCVLPAVGNAQLRPMADIPNPTIRDVDPGIDNTARAAQVDNVYRPQPVFYRTHEAPGTIIVNTQDRFLYLVMGNNRAMRYGVGVGRDGFQWGGIHRITRKAEWPDWTPPEEMIARQPYLPRWMAGGPGNPMGARAMYIGATVYRIHGTNAPETIGHAVSSGCFRLVNDDVVDLYGRVPVGTKIVVQHR, from the coding sequence ATGCTTTTTCGCCAATGGCTGACACTCGCGGCCACCGCCGCACTCTGTGTGCTTCCTGCTGTCGGAAATGCTCAGTTGCGTCCGATGGCCGACATTCCCAATCCAACCATCCGCGATGTCGACCCCGGGATCGACAATACCGCCCGCGCCGCGCAGGTCGATAATGTATATCGCCCGCAGCCGGTCTTTTACCGCACGCACGAGGCGCCGGGTACCATCATCGTCAACACCCAGGACCGGTTCCTCTATCTCGTGATGGGCAACAACCGCGCCATGCGTTATGGGGTCGGCGTCGGCCGCGACGGATTCCAATGGGGCGGTATTCACAGAATCACCCGCAAGGCGGAATGGCCGGACTGGACGCCGCCGGAGGAAATGATCGCGCGCCAGCCCTATCTGCCGCGCTGGATGGCGGGCGGGCCCGGCAATCCTATGGGTGCGCGCGCCATGTATATCGGCGCCACCGTCTATCGCATCCACGGCACCAACGCGCCGGAAACCATCGGTCACGCCGTGTCGTCGGGATGTTTCCGGCTGGTGAATGACGACGTGGTCGACCTGTATGGGCGCGTGCCGGTGGGCACCAAGATCGTGGTGCAGCATCGCTGA